In Musa acuminata AAA Group cultivar baxijiao chromosome BXJ3-9, Cavendish_Baxijiao_AAA, whole genome shotgun sequence, a single genomic region encodes these proteins:
- the LOC103998624 gene encoding uncharacterized protein LOC103998624 gives MGNYVSCTLAGASGIRARSAKVILPDGRVRRIEAPTNAAEIMLDEPGHFLVDSRSMHVGRRFAPLAADEDLEMGHVYAMFPMKRANAVVAAADMAVLLMAAQKEVRRELGHGVRVLPEMAERSVPKPDLESMTEASEPAAVEIGEFKYRLSMCRSRRPTLETIAEEGICSR, from the coding sequence ATGGGCAATTACGTCTCCTGCACCCTCGCTGGCGCGTCGGGCATTCGCGCAAGATCCGCCAAGGTGATCCTACCCGACGGCAGGGTCCGGCGCATCGAGGCGCCGACCAACGCGGCCGAGATCATGCTTGACGAGCCGGGGCACTTCCTGGTTGACTCGCGGTCCATGCACGTCGGCCGGCGGTTCGCGCCGCTCGCGGCGGACGAGGACTTGGAGATGGGCCACGTCTACGCCATGTTCCCCATGAAGAGGGCGAACGCGGTGGTCGCGGCGGCCGACATGGCGGTGCTGCTGATGGCGGCGCAGAAGGAGGTCCGGCGGGAGTTGGGCCACGGCGTGAGGGTCTTGCCGGAGATGGCAGAGCGGTCGGTCCCGAAGCCGGACTTGGAGAGCATGACCGAAGCGTCGGAGCCCGCGGCGGTGGAGATTGGGGAGTTTAAATACAGGTTGAGTATGTGCAGGTCAAGAAGGCCAACGCTGGAGACCATCGCCGAGGAGGGTATTTGCTCTAGATGA
- the LOC135649789 gene encoding eukaryotic translation initiation factor 5-like: MALQNIGASNSDDAFYRYKMPKMITKIEGRGNGIKTNIVNMVDIAKALARPASYTTKYFGCELGAQSKFDEKTGVSLVNGAHDTAKLAGLLENFIKKYVQCYGCGNPETEIIITKTQMLTLKCAACGYVSDVDMRDKLTTFILKNPPEQKKGAKDKKAMRRAEKERLKEGEAADEEQKKLKKETKKKGATSTKDGASKATTTAAKKKAGGGSDEERSTSPVGSQNGDANADNGDDDVQWQTDTSLEAAQQRIQEQLSSVTAEMVMLSTDEPDQEKKSEKANKELTNGSAKQVDKNGAGQNGSPANSYNKLLVEIKSNLSKGSNPTQLQTCLGSLTGSPQEVLTALFEALFEGVGKGFSKEVGKKKNYLAAAVKGEDSQMLLLDAVEAFCAKCSPDAVKEVALVLKVLYDGDLLEEETIIKWYEKGSVGGKSSQVLKNVKPFVEWLQSAESESEEE, translated from the coding sequence ATGGCTTTGCAGAACATTGGTGCCTCAAACAGTGATGATGCCTTTTATAGGTACAAGATGCCTAAGATGATAACCAAAATTGAAGGCCGTGGCAATGGCATCAAGACTAACATTGTGAACATGGTTGATATTGCTAAAGCACTGGCTAGACCTGCTTCATATACGACGAAATATTTTGGATGTGAGTTGGGGGCACAATCTAAATTCGATGAGAAGACAGGTGTGTCCTTGGTCAATGGGGCTCATGATACTGCCAAGCTAGCCGGACTGCTTGAGAATTTCATCAAGAAGTATGTACAATGTTATGGGTGTGGCAATCCTGAGACAGAGATCATCATCACAAAGACCCAGATGCTAACACTTAAATGTGCAGCCTGTGGTTATGTGTCTGATGTTGATATGAGGGACAAGCTGACGACCTTCATCCTGAAGAACCCTCCTGAGCAGAAGAAAGGAGCAAAGGACAAGAAGGCAATGAGAAGGGCAGAGAAGGAGAGGCTGAAGGAAGGGGAAGCAGCTGATGAGGAGCAGAAGAAGCTGAAGAAGGAAACAAAGAAGAAAGGAGCCACCTCTACCAAGGATGGAGCCTCAAAGGCTACTACTACTGCTGCAAAGAAGAAAGCTGGTGGTGGCTCTGATGAGGAGCGTTCAACTTCTCCTGTCGGCAGTCAGAATGGGGATGCTAATGCTGATAATGGTGATGACGATGTCCAGTGGCAGACAGATACTTCATTGGAGGCGGCTCAACAGCGTATCCAGGAACAGCTGAGTTCTGTGACTGCTGAGATGGTAATGCTCTCGACCGATGAGCCTGACCAGGAGAAGAAatcagaaaaggcaaacaaaGAACTCACCAATGGCAGTGCAAAACAAGTGGATAAAAATGGCGCAGGCCAAAATGGTTCTCCGGCCAACAGTTACAACAAGTTGCTTGTAGAAATTAAAAGCAACCTGAGCAAGGGGTCTAACCCCACCCAGCTTCAGACTTGTTTGGGTTCTCTCACTGGGTCTCCCCAGGAGGTTCTGACTGCCCTCTTCGAAGCCCTCTTTGAGGGGGTGGGTAAAGGCTTTTCCAAGGAGGTTGGGAAGAAAAAGAATTATCTTGCTGCTGCTGTGAAAGGTGAAGACTCCCAGATGCTTCTTCTCGACGCCGTGGAAGCCTTTTGTGCCAAGTGCAGTCCGGATGCTGTTAAGGAAGTCGCTCTTGTTCTGAAGGTACTTTATGACGGGGATCTTCTGGAGGAAGAGACCATAATCAAGTGGTATGAGAAAGGTAGTGTAGGTGGCAAGAGCTCTCAGGTATTAAAAAATGTGAAGCCCTTCGTCGAGTGGCTTCAGAGTGCCGAGTCTGAATCCGAGGAAGAGTGA